From a single Fusobacterium pseudoperiodonticum genomic region:
- a CDS encoding DUF5376 family protein, with product MKFRFGYLKLIDKSIYKKDKIILVCDSVSNNQDENIIGCYINDISNFESNLTEICEELDKRKYSGLDGQVWGADFIEDRVYIYWVFDPDNEEGKAEISRKGMLKLMKKWIEFRKKKIPENYEKYEEIIEVD from the coding sequence ATGAAATTTAGATTTGGATATTTAAAATTAATTGATAAAAGTATCTATAAGAAAGATAAGATTATACTTGTTTGTGATTCTGTAAGTAATAATCAAGATGAAAATATCATAGGATGTTATATAAATGATATTAGTAATTTTGAAAGTAATTTAACTGAAATATGTGAAGAGTTAGATAAAAGAAAATATTCAGGACTAGATGGTCAAGTATGGGGAGCAGATTTTATAGAAGATAGAGTATATATTTATTGGGTGTTTGATCCAGATAATGAGGAAGGGAAGGCAGAAATATCAAGAAAAGGTATGTTAAAATTAATGAAAAAATGGATAGAATTTAGAAAGAAAAAAATTCCAGAAAATTATGAAAAATATGAAGAAATAATAGAAGTAGATTAA